Proteins encoded in a region of the Corynebacterium breve genome:
- the pflA gene encoding pyruvate formate-lyase-activating protein: protein MAQDGITGVVSLEPEQGEKVRGIAAGLGTDFDDSEFTRPELMESRRTGDIGLVHSWELVTAVDGPGTRMTIFMSGCPLRCLYCHNPDTMEMKEGTLERVEDVVKRVIRYRPVFNASGGGLTISGGEPLFQIAFTRRVLKEVHDAGIHTTIDTSGNLGSRLTDEDLESIDLVLLDVKSGDEDTYMKVTSRTLQPTIDFGNRLNRLGKKVWVRFVLVPGLTDSDENVNNVADIVEKWKDNVERVEVLPFHNMGADKWQNIGMEYTLDDVTPPSRELLDHVRGIFKSRGLTTF from the coding sequence ATGGCACAAGACGGCATCACAGGTGTAGTTTCCCTCGAACCTGAGCAGGGCGAAAAGGTCCGCGGCATAGCTGCGGGACTAGGAACCGATTTCGACGATTCTGAGTTCACTAGACCAGAACTAATGGAGTCTCGCCGCACTGGCGATATCGGGCTTGTCCACTCATGGGAACTCGTCACCGCCGTCGATGGGCCAGGCACCCGCATGACCATCTTCATGTCGGGATGTCCTCTACGCTGTCTGTACTGCCACAACCCGGACACCATGGAAATGAAGGAGGGCACGCTCGAGCGCGTCGAAGACGTTGTAAAGCGCGTCATCCGTTATCGACCGGTGTTCAATGCCTCGGGCGGTGGCCTGACAATCTCCGGTGGCGAGCCACTGTTCCAGATTGCGTTCACGCGGCGAGTTCTCAAAGAGGTTCATGACGCAGGTATCCACACCACCATCGACACCTCCGGCAACCTCGGTTCGAGGCTTACCGACGAAGACTTGGAGTCGATCGATCTTGTGCTCCTTGACGTAAAGTCCGGTGACGAAGATACCTACATGAAGGTGACCAGCCGAACGCTGCAACCGACTATCGATTTCGGCAATCGGCTAAACCGCCTAGGCAAGAAGGTGTGGGTCCGTTTTGTACTGGTCCCAGGCTTGACTGATTCCGATGAAAACGTGAACAACGTTGCTGATATCGTCGAAAAGTGGAAAGACAACGTTGAGCGTGTAGAGGTCCTCCCCTTTCACAATATGGGTGCGGACAAGTGGCAAAACATCGGAATGGAATACACCCTGGACGATGTCACTCCCCCTTCAAGAGAGCTGTTGGACCATGTCCGGGGCATTTTCAAAAGCCGTGGTCTGACCACATTCTAA